In a single window of the Paenibacillus sp. MMS20-IR301 genome:
- the dnaK gene encoding molecular chaperone DnaK: protein MSKVIGIDLGTTNSCVAVMEGGEAVVIPNPEGARTTPSVVGFKKDGERIVGETAKRQAITNPDRTIASIKRHMGTSHKESIDGKDYSAQEISAMILQKLKSDAEAYLGQTVTQAVITVPAYFNDSQRQATKDAGKIAGLEVLRIVNEPTAAALAYGLEKSEDQTILVYDLGGGTFDVSILELGDGFFEVKATSGDNRLGGDDFDQLVMDYLVAEFKKEQGIDLSKDKAAVQRLKDAAEKAKKELSGVLTTTVSLPFITVVDGVPQHLEVNLTRAKFDELTASLVERTLGPTRQALSDAGMTPADLNRIVLVGGSTRIPAVQDAIKKLTGKEPHKGVNPDEVVALGAAVQAGVLTGDVKDVVLLDVTPLSLGIETAGGVFTKMIERNTTIPTSKSQVFSTFADSQPSVEIHVLQGERQMANGNKTLGRFMLNEIPPAPRGVPQIEVTFDIDANGIVNVSATDKGTNKSQKITITSSSGLSDAEVEQMMKDAELHAEEDRKRKELVEAKNGADQLVYSTDKVIKDLGDKVDASEIDKANEAKEKVKAALETDNLEEITAATEALNEIVQQLSVKLYEQAAQAEQGAEAGQGAPEGNAKKDNVVDADYEVVDDEKNQG from the coding sequence TAAAGTTATCGGTATTGACCTTGGAACCACCAACTCTTGCGTTGCCGTTATGGAAGGCGGCGAAGCCGTCGTTATCCCGAATCCGGAAGGCGCGCGTACAACCCCTTCGGTTGTAGGCTTCAAGAAAGACGGCGAGCGTATCGTCGGCGAAACAGCTAAACGCCAGGCTATTACGAACCCTGACCGTACCATCGCTTCCATCAAGCGCCACATGGGTACAAGCCACAAAGAAAGCATTGACGGCAAAGACTACTCCGCACAGGAAATTTCGGCAATGATTCTTCAGAAGCTGAAATCCGATGCTGAAGCATACCTGGGCCAGACAGTAACCCAGGCCGTTATTACGGTTCCTGCATATTTTAATGACAGTCAGCGTCAGGCTACCAAGGATGCAGGCAAGATTGCCGGCCTTGAAGTTCTGCGTATTGTCAACGAGCCTACAGCAGCAGCACTTGCTTACGGCCTGGAGAAATCCGAAGATCAGACTATCCTGGTCTATGACCTTGGCGGCGGTACATTCGACGTATCGATCCTTGAACTGGGCGACGGCTTCTTCGAAGTTAAGGCTACCAGCGGTGACAACCGTCTGGGCGGTGATGATTTTGACCAATTGGTTATGGATTATCTTGTAGCTGAATTCAAGAAAGAGCAGGGCATTGACCTGAGCAAGGACAAAGCGGCTGTACAACGTCTGAAGGATGCAGCGGAAAAAGCGAAAAAAGAATTGTCCGGTGTATTGACAACTACTGTATCGCTGCCGTTCATCACCGTTGTTGACGGAGTTCCACAGCACTTGGAGGTTAACCTGACCCGTGCCAAGTTCGACGAGCTGACTGCATCCCTGGTAGAGCGTACACTGGGACCTACACGTCAAGCGCTGAGCGATGCCGGCATGACGCCTGCTGATCTGAACAGAATCGTGCTGGTTGGCGGTTCCACCCGTATTCCTGCCGTACAGGATGCCATCAAGAAGCTTACAGGCAAAGAGCCGCACAAAGGCGTTAACCCGGATGAAGTAGTAGCCCTTGGTGCTGCTGTTCAAGCGGGCGTACTGACTGGTGATGTTAAAGACGTGGTATTGCTCGACGTAACTCCGCTGTCCCTCGGTATTGAAACTGCAGGCGGCGTATTCACGAAGATGATCGAGCGCAACACTACGATTCCTACAAGCAAATCACAGGTATTCTCAACCTTCGCTGACAGCCAGCCAAGCGTGGAAATTCACGTACTGCAGGGTGAGCGTCAGATGGCGAACGGCAACAAGACACTTGGACGCTTCATGCTGAACGAGATTCCGCCGGCACCGCGCGGTGTTCCGCAGATCGAAGTTACCTTCGACATCGATGCCAACGGTATCGTTAACGTATCTGCTACAGATAAAGGCACGAACAAGAGCCAGAAGATCACCATCACTTCTTCCAGCGGCCTGAGCGATGCTGAAGTAGAACAAATGATGAAGGATGCCGAGCTGCACGCTGAGGAAGACCGCAAGCGTAAAGAACTGGTTGAAGCGAAGAACGGTGCTGACCAGCTCGTCTACTCCACTGACAAAGTAATCAAAGATCTTGGCGACAAGGTTGATGCTTCCGAGATCGACAAAGCAAATGAAGCCAAAGAGAAAGTCAAGGCTGCGCTGGAAACTGACAACCTGGAAGAAATCACAGCGGCTACAGAAGCGCTGAACGAGATCGTACAGCAGTTGTCCGTGAAGCTGTATGAGCAGGCTGCACAGGCTGAGCAAGGCGCTGAAGCCGGCCAGGGAGCCCCTGAAGGCAATGCGAAGAAAGACAACGTAGTCGACGCTGACTATGAA